GGAGGGAAGTAGAGCTTGATTTAGGCTGAGAAGTAACTACACAAAACAGTCAAATCAATGTCCCCGACTTCCCGCCTTTATGATGCGCTGTCTCGATATTTGCGTCAATGCGATATTGAGTGGCAAGATGTGCGTCACCTGCAAACACTCTGTTGGATGATGTAGGGCTTCGCCCCGCTGCAGGCGTATGGCATGATTGAGAACCAAAACGTTCACCTCAATGGGTTTGGGGTATATGTGAAGAGTCGCGCTCAACTTGCCCAGTCCCACCAACGATGGTTTCGCCGCTGGTTGTCGAATCGGCGAATTGATGTCATCTCTGCTCATCATGCCCTCATCGGGCAAGCCCTGTCTGGATGGAAGAGCCAACGACTTTACCTAGGCCTCGATACAACAGTCGTATGGAATCGTTTTTGCATCGTCTGGGTTGGGGTCGTCTACCGAGGTAGGACCGTTCCAGTGGCTTGGCGAGTCGTGGCACATTCGGGCAGCACTGTGAGGCTGTGGACGATTCAACGGGTGTTGCGCCAAGTAGCACGACTCCTGCCCCATGAGGCGACAATTGTCCTTCTGGCAGACCGAGGCTTTGCCGATGGCAAGTTGATGAAGTATCTCAAGGAGAATCTAGGCTGGCATTTTCGCATCCGCATCAAACGCTCGTTCCAATTTCAGTACCAAGGCCAGTGGCGCAAGGTGTCGTCTGTACAACTGCAACCGGGACAAGCATACTTTACTCCTGCAGTGTCTATTGGCAAAACCAAGCCCTACCCCAATGTTTATCTCGCTTTTGCCCATGACCAGCAAAGTAACGAGGATTGGACAATTGTCAGCGACGAACCGACGAGTCTGCGAACCTTTGCTCAGTATCGATTCAGGTTTTGTGTGGAGGAATCATTTTTGGACCTCAAGTCCAATGGCTTCAACTTGGAGTCATCCAGACTGCGTGATCAGTTTGCCCTCTCTCAGCTATGCGGTGTGATTGCATTGACCATGCTGTTTCTGATATTGCAGGGGACACAAGTCGTTGCTTCAGGCAAGCGTCGTCAAGTGGATGCGCATTGGCAACGAGGCACGAGCTATCTCAAGCTGGGGTGGAACTGGATTCGTCTTGCTATCACTCATCAGTGGAAGATTCACGTTTATCCGTTCCTCTCCTGTTCACCTGACCCTCAGCCTGCGATTGCGTCCAAAC
This portion of the Trichocoleus sp. FACHB-46 genome encodes:
- a CDS encoding transposase: MIENQNVHLNGFGVYVKSRAQLAQSHQRWFRRWLSNRRIDVISAHHALIGQALSGWKSQRLYLGLDTTVVWNRFCIVWVGVVYRGRTVPVAWRVVAHSGSTVRLWTIQRVLRQVARLLPHEATIVLLADRGFADGKLMKYLKENLGWHFRIRIKRSFQFQYQGQWRKVSSVQLQPGQAYFTPAVSIGKTKPYPNVYLAFAHDQQSNEDWTIVSDEPTSLRTFAQYRFRFCVEESFLDLKSNGFNLESSRLRDQFALSQLCGVIALTMLFLILQGTQVVASGKRRQVDAHWQRGTSYLKLGWNWIRLAITHQWKIHVYPFLSCSPDPQPAIASKRQQGDALNREFTVLKRIPAS